CTCCTGATTAAAAATGTATAGTAGTATGGACTCAAATTTGAAGCTATTCGCAAATTATCTGCGTTATCCTTGATGTGGTTAATGATTTCTTGTAAAGATTTAACTCTTGAATCTGTCAAAAATGCAAAGAATAAAATCCTTGCATAATACATAGCAAATTGACCTTTGTAATCATTTACTGCTTCATCATCTTTTGACTTGGATTTTGTATTTTCTTCATTTTCGTCCTCATCATTATCGGAAGTATCATCTATATCAATTTCGTCTCCTTCGCCTTTTGCTGGTGGAATTTCTAATCCTTGACGAGAACCAATTTTTCCTTGTCTTTCAATTTCAGATTTGATTGCTTCAATATCCAATAAAGAATAATCAATTGAAATAGTTGTAGCTTCATCAAATACACTTCTACTACTCGAATATTTGCGAACAGCATCCAAAATATCAGCTGGCTGTATTTGAACAATTTTGTTATTGTTTAACACTACAATTGGAGATATTTCAAGTTCTTTTCGGATTCGTTCCTCTAATTTGCTGTTTCCGTTAGATTCAGTATTTACATTGTAAATCTGTGATTTATGTTCCTGCATTTGGAACATTCTATTAGGGTTAAAGTCAACCAACAAAGTTTGTGGTTTCATATTGAACTTAACCACATCACCACTTGGCTCTTTGAAAACCTTGATGTATTGATTTTGTAAACGAAAAATTGCTTGGTCGTATTCTTGTGGAGAAGATGTGTCCTTTAAGTAAAGCATAGTATCCCATTCGTGTACCGTGCTACCAGTGAGCATTCTGTTTACTGTCAAAGTGATAGTTTTTACATTCTCACTTTCACACTTTTTTATTTTGGTTTGTACTGATTGTGTGTCTTTGAAGTTTTTTTCATTCTCAACCCCAGAGATATTGATGATTACGTAATTACTAAGATGTTTGAACTTGTTATTCTTGATTAATTCCTCCAATGCGTCACAAGATGCTCTGTAAGGCAAAACACAAACGATATGACGACACATTTTGCCCTCTTTTAATTTATCGTAATCTAGGAAACTTAGTAAATTTTCATCCTCTTCTGAGCCATCAATTACTTTAAGTAAGTCAATAATTTCTTGTTCATACTTAAATTTTTTGTGGAGTTTATTTTCCTTGTCTAAGGTTATTGATTGTGGTCTGAAAAGTTCTGAAAAAGCATAGGTTACACCTTTCTTTTTCATTTCTTCCATTTTTTTTCGGGAAGATTCATTTGGATTAAAAGCAAAACGAATCATTTGAGGAAAACCATAATAAGGGTTGTCCCATTCTTTAACTTCGTCTTTATTAATATTTTCTAAATCCCATTGTGCTTGGTCTTCTGCAATATTTGTGAATTGATAGAATGCAATAATATCATCATTTGTGAACTCACTATTCATCAAAATACGATAAGGTGTACCAGAAAGATGTATGCGAATTTTCGCATTAAAAACTTTATTGGCAAATTCTAAATCGTCTAAAGTATTGTCATTTAGTTTTAGCTCACTTTTTATTTCTTTGGTACTTAAATTTTCCTCTTTTAGGACTTTTCCGTACTCGGTTGCTCTCGCTCCAAAATGTGTTTCATCGATTAATAATAAGTCAATTTGATTTTCAAATACTTCTTTGTGTTTGGTTTTTATTTCATCACCTTGCAAGTCTTGTAATGTTAGAAACAAAACAATTTTCTCATTTGCCTCTTGTTTCTCGGCAATAATCGTTTCGCTTGTCAGGAGAGAAGTACTATCTAAAAAACAATATCCATCAAATTTAATATGGCTTTCAACCGTTTTTTTCCATTCTTCTTTTACATCAGCTTTTGCAGAAACTACAACCACCAATTTTGCATTCATTTCAACTGCACA
The DNA window shown above is from Bacteroidia bacterium and carries:
- a CDS encoding DEAD/DEAH box helicase family protein, encoding MAEANNINVDVLNDIIIGRVEPQIYAFTTETIPNYLKVGDTYRPIEMRLNEWRKHFPNLEKKFEDVAKVDDETFFRDYAVHFFLENELKRSRLKPNALKGIPYYSNEFFENATEEDLQEAIEDIKSGHQNNESKYQYYRFDESHIPITHTYTRIEEYPLRPNQQKTVDNFREALNKGRTNLLMYAVMRFGKSFTSMCCAVEMNAKLVVVVSAKADVKEEWKKTVESHIKFDGYCFLDSTSLLTSETIIAEKQEANEKIVLFLTLQDLQGDEIKTKHKEVFENQIDLLLIDETHFGARATEYGKVLKEENLSTKEIKSELKLNDNTLDDLEFANKVFNAKIRIHLSGTPYRILMNSEFTNDDIIAFYQFTNIAEDQAQWDLENINKDEVKEWDNPYYGFPQMIRFAFNPNESSRKKMEEMKKKGVTYAFSELFRPQSITLDKENKLHKKFKYEQEIIDLLKVIDGSEEDENLLSFLDYDKLKEGKMCRHIVCVLPYRASCDALEELIKNNKFKHLSNYVIINISGVENEKNFKDTQSVQTKIKKCESENVKTITLTVNRMLTGSTVHEWDTMLYLKDTSSPQEYDQAIFRLQNQYIKVFKEPSGDVVKFNMKPQTLLVDFNPNRMFQMQEHKSQIYNVNTESNGNSKLEERIRKELEISPIVVLNNNKIVQIQPADILDAVRKYSSSRSVFDEATTISIDYSLLDIEAIKSEIERQGKIGSRQGLEIPPAKGEGDEIDIDDTSDNDEDENEENTKSKSKDDEAVNDYKGQFAMYYARILFFAFLTDSRVKSLQEIINHIKDNADNLRIASNLSPYYYTFLIRRGFRGFGDGFKIGKESL